In Bacillus sp. DX3.1, the following proteins share a genomic window:
- a CDS encoding DUF4430 domain-containing protein, with protein MRKSKLFITSLLMIITMFVFAGCQQGKQDEVKKTDTKTPQVTIEVTMDNGKETVAKEKVKVKNGEKLYDAMKENFKIEDQNGMITSIEGKQQDVNAKKYWMFDVNKEPAMKGAKDIELKDGDVITWDLHEAK; from the coding sequence ATGAGAAAAAGTAAATTATTTATTACATCCTTATTAATGATTATAACGATGTTTGTTTTTGCGGGATGTCAACAAGGTAAGCAAGATGAGGTAAAGAAAACAGATACGAAAACGCCTCAAGTAACAATTGAAGTAACAATGGACAACGGGAAAGAAACTGTTGCGAAAGAAAAAGTAAAAGTGAAAAATGGCGAGAAATTATACGATGCAATGAAAGAAAATTTTAAGATTGAAGATCAAAATGGCATGATTACATCTATTGAAGGAAAACAACAAGATGTGAATGCAAAGAAATATTGGATGTTTGATGTGAATAAAGAACCAGCAATGAAAGGTGCAAAAGATATCGAGTTAAAAGATGGTGATGTGATTACTTGGGATTTGCATGAAGCTAAGTAA
- a CDS encoding RNA polymerase sigma factor, with translation MLAYQNGDKQAGEKLYVLIKPALYIFLYRFNRDEQLSIDLVQDTFLTLERKKHMYELNKGKIKTYLFQIAYRLMINKLNRRKKWRSLLPFFVPIQEKEFSNEDRLTVREAVLKVPEEQRAVIILSYYHDMPHKEIAAVLDIPVGTVKSRLHNGIKKLKQLLEVDEIERKSL, from the coding sequence ATGCTTGCATATCAAAATGGAGATAAGCAGGCGGGAGAAAAACTATATGTCTTAATCAAACCAGCGTTATATATTTTTTTATATCGTTTTAATCGTGATGAGCAATTAAGTATAGATCTCGTTCAAGATACGTTTCTTACATTAGAACGGAAGAAACATATGTATGAGCTTAACAAAGGAAAGATCAAAACATATTTGTTTCAAATTGCATACCGGCTCATGATTAATAAATTGAATCGCAGAAAAAAATGGCGGTCTCTTCTCCCGTTTTTTGTTCCGATTCAAGAGAAGGAATTTTCAAATGAAGATCGTCTTACTGTTCGAGAAGCTGTTTTGAAAGTCCCTGAAGAACAGCGCGCCGTTATTATTCTTTCTTACTACCATGATATGCCTCATAAAGAAATTGCAGCCGTACTTGATATCCCAGTGGGAACAGTTAAATCGAGACTGCATAATGGTATCAAAAAATTAAAACAGCTGCTGGAGGTGGATGAAATTGAACGAAAATCCCTTTGA
- a CDS encoding maltose acetyltransferase domain-containing protein codes for MKTEKEKMIQGEMYVPADPVLVQEREHARILTRKLNETVEIKYEERRLIVKELFGSTGDNIHIESSFRCDYGSNIHVGENFYANFDCVILDVCPVTIGKNCMLAPGVHIYTATHPLDPIERASGTEFGKPVIIGDNVWIGGRAVINPGVTIGHNAVIASGAVVTKDVPDNVVVGGNPAQVIKKIK; via the coding sequence GTGAAAACGGAAAAAGAAAAGATGATACAAGGCGAAATGTATGTACCTGCTGATCCGGTGCTAGTACAAGAAAGAGAGCATGCTCGCATATTAACAAGAAAACTAAATGAAACGGTAGAAATAAAATACGAAGAACGTCGTTTAATCGTAAAAGAGTTATTTGGATCAACTGGTGATAACATTCATATTGAATCTTCTTTTAGATGTGATTATGGCTCTAACATTCATGTTGGAGAAAACTTTTATGCGAATTTTGATTGTGTCATTCTAGATGTATGTCCTGTTACGATAGGTAAGAATTGTATGTTAGCTCCGGGTGTTCATATTTATACGGCAACACATCCGCTTGATCCGATTGAACGAGCTAGTGGTACTGAATTTGGAAAGCCGGTCATAATTGGTGATAACGTATGGATTGGTGGAAGGGCTGTTATTAATCCTGGTGTAACGATTGGACATAATGCAGTTATTGCCTCAGGTGCTGTCGTAACAAAGGATGTGCCTGATAATGTAGTAGTAGGAGGAAATCCTGCACAAGTGATTAAAAAAATAAAATAA
- the acsA gene encoding acetate--CoA ligase, whose protein sequence is MKVETLPVIKGENNLLNYEETYANFNWEEVNKNFSWYETGRVNMAYEAIDKHAKSDRKNKVALYYQDGSRKEKYTFKEMKEFSNKAGNVLKNYGDVEKGDRVFIFMPRSPELYFALLGAVKLGAIVGPLFEAFMEGAVRDRLEDSEAKVLITTPELLERVPLNDLPALKTVFLVGENVEEGGKLVAFNSLFEQASNKLQIEWLDREDGLILHYTSGSTGKPKGVLHAQNAMVQHYQTAKWVLDLKEDDVYWCTADPGWVTGTAYGIFAPWLVGGSNVVLGGRFSPEAWYEALQDYGVTVWYSAPTAFRMLMGAGEGAIKKYDLSALRHVLSVGEPLNPEVIRWGMSAFGLRIHDTWWMTETGGQVICNYPCMEIRPGSMGKPIPGVKAAIVDNEGNEVPPYTMGNLAIAKGWPSMMRAVWNNPQKYESYFMPGDWYVSGDSAYMDEDGYFWFQGRIDDVIMTSGERVGPFEVESKLIEHPAVAEAGVIGIPDPVRGEIIKAFIALRAGYEASDELKEEIRQFVKKGLAAHAAPRQIEFRDKLPKTRSGKIMRRVLKAWELNLPTGDLSTMED, encoded by the coding sequence ATGAAAGTAGAAACACTTCCTGTCATTAAAGGAGAAAATAATTTGTTGAATTATGAAGAAACATATGCAAATTTTAACTGGGAAGAGGTTAATAAAAATTTTTCTTGGTATGAAACAGGCCGAGTAAATATGGCATATGAGGCAATTGATAAACATGCGAAATCTGATAGAAAAAATAAAGTGGCGCTTTATTATCAAGATGGTTCGCGCAAAGAAAAATATACATTTAAAGAAATGAAGGAATTCTCTAACAAAGCGGGTAATGTTCTGAAAAATTATGGTGATGTGGAAAAAGGAGATCGCGTTTTTATTTTCATGCCACGTTCACCAGAATTATATTTTGCACTTCTTGGTGCAGTGAAATTAGGGGCGATTGTTGGTCCATTATTTGAAGCGTTTATGGAAGGGGCGGTGCGTGATCGCTTAGAAGATAGTGAAGCAAAAGTTCTCATTACGACACCAGAATTGTTAGAGCGTGTACCGCTTAACGATTTACCAGCATTAAAAACGGTCTTTCTTGTTGGAGAAAATGTAGAAGAAGGCGGAAAGCTTGTTGCCTTTAACTCATTATTTGAGCAAGCTTCTAATAAGCTGCAAATCGAATGGCTGGACCGAGAGGATGGATTAATTCTTCATTATACGTCTGGTTCTACAGGAAAGCCAAAAGGTGTTCTTCATGCACAAAATGCAATGGTACAGCATTATCAAACGGCAAAATGGGTGCTTGATTTAAAAGAAGACGATGTATATTGGTGCACTGCTGATCCAGGCTGGGTGACAGGAACTGCTTATGGTATTTTTGCACCATGGTTAGTAGGCGGCTCAAATGTTGTTTTAGGAGGACGTTTTAGTCCAGAGGCATGGTATGAAGCGTTGCAAGATTACGGTGTAACTGTTTGGTATAGTGCACCAACAGCATTCCGCATGTTGATGGGAGCAGGAGAAGGAGCGATTAAGAAATACGACTTATCAGCGCTGCGCCACGTGTTAAGTGTTGGTGAACCGTTAAATCCAGAAGTAATTCGCTGGGGAATGAGCGCATTTGGCCTTCGTATTCACGATACATGGTGGATGACAGAGACAGGTGGACAAGTTATTTGTAACTATCCTTGTATGGAAATTCGCCCTGGATCAATGGGGAAACCAATTCCAGGTGTGAAGGCAGCAATTGTTGATAATGAAGGCAATGAAGTACCGCCATATACAATGGGGAATCTAGCGATTGCGAAAGGCTGGCCATCGATGATGCGCGCAGTTTGGAACAACCCGCAAAAATATGAGTCTTACTTTATGCCAGGTGATTGGTATGTATCAGGTGACTCTGCATATATGGATGAAGATGGTTACTTCTGGTTCCAAGGACGTATTGATGATGTAATTATGACATCTGGCGAGCGCGTTGGTCCATTTGAAGTAGAAAGTAAATTAATTGAACACCCTGCTGTAGCGGAGGCTGGTGTAATTGGTATTCCAGACCCGGTGCGCGGAGAAATTATTAAAGCGTTTATCGCACTACGTGCAGGATACGAAGCATCTGATGAGTTGAAAGAAGAGATTCGTCAATTTGTGAAAAAAGGCCTTGCAGCTCATGCGGCGCCGAGACAAATTGAATTCCGGGATAAATTACCGAAAACAAGAAGCGGTAAAATTATGAGACGCGTTTTAAAAGCGTGGGAGTTAAACTTACCAACAGGCGACTTATCTACGATGGAAGATTAA